ACAACAGCAAGGCGTTAATGAGCAATCCAAACTCTGCTCTGGGCAAATGGCTTTTGCGCGATGTTCTCAATCTTTCGGAGCGGGAACTGCTGACTTATGACAAACTTCAGGCAATCGGGCTTGATACTGTCGTTATCTACAAGACTGATAATCATACTTATGACATTGATTTTACGCGCATTGGGTCATACGAAAAGTTTTTGAATGAAAACGGTGAATCCGGCGAGGAGGAAATCTCTGACGATGAGGAGGAATAATCGCTATGGACAAAATAACGAGGGAACAACGGAGCCGAAATATGGCGGCTATTCGGAGCAGAGGAAATCAGACTACGGAAATTGCTTTTTCAAAACTGCTCCGAGCAAACAAAATTACAGGCTGGCGCAGACATAGCCGCCAAGTTTTCGGCGTTCCCGATTTTATTTTTCAGAAGGAAAAGGTGGCGATTTTTATAGACGGCTGCTTTTGGCACGGGTGTCCGCGGTGTAAAACACAACCAAAAACAAATACAAAGTATTGGAAACAAAAAATCGCCAACAATCAAAAAAGAGACAAGCAGGTCAAAAAACAACTTATTCGGGACGGGTGGAAAGTTTTTCGGTTTTGGGAGCACGAGGTAAAAAAGAATCCGAATCGTGTTATGGACAAGATTGTTTTTTGACCTTTCCGCCGCAAATTTAGGCGAACAGGCAAAAAGGAAGGGGATTGGGGGGAAGGAATTTTTGCCCGCCCGAGCGTCAGATTTCGTTTCTGCCACGCGAAGCGCGGCAATCGGTCAGATGTTTCGTTCAAAAAATGTTCGAGCAGAGTCGTATAATTCCACCAGATAGCCCCTCAAAAATCAAAAAGTTTTGTGTTGGTGTATTTATACAACCACGCTCGAACGCATTTTACCAAGAATTAAAAATACCCGTAAAAAATCCTTTACAAACCCTATGCGTTTTCCTGAGCATCAAGAAACACTCCCATCCTGTTCCATTTTTGCCACCTAAGCTCCGACTTGGTGACGATTTTTTTTATGCTTTTTAAAAGGGCTTGGTACTCTACCAAATCCATAAAATAGAATAACAGCCACGCAGTTGGTGCCAACAACACCAGATTTCGATGAAATTTTACCTTCGGATCAGAAATTATTTGAAGTACTATTACTCCCGTTAGCAGTGTAATGACAAATGCGAGTGGTACAAAGTCATTTGTATAAAACGTATATGTATAAAAGATTATGAGCAGAATACCCTCGCATAACAGTAAGAGTTCCGCAAAAAGAGCTATCGGAAGAATAAGAAAGCTTAAGTAAGATTTATGCGTCTTTCTTAAACTAAAAAAAAGACTTCGGTGTTTCCAAAATGTGAGCAACCGACCAAGCTTCCAACGAAGGCGTTGCTTACACAAACTCATAAAATCTGATGGTCCCTCAGTAAACACATACGCATCGGATGCGTAACGAACATGATACCCGAAAGCTTGTAATCGTGTAGAAATTTCAATATCTTCAGTAATCATATTTACATCAAAATTACCGATTTCGGCGAACACGCTTTTTCTGTATGCGGCCGCGGCACCTCCAACTATATACACAGCGTTAAACAGTGAGTCTGCTCGTTTAAAATAAAAGCCGTAAAGATACTCGAGTTGTTGTATTAAACAAATTGGATTTGATCGATTACCAATGACAACGTTTCCAGCAACAGATGCAACGCGCATATCGGCAAAGTGTTTTACAATATTCTTAATGGCATTTTTATCCATAATGCTATCTGCATCAACGGTCATAACGATCTCATTAACTGCAACTTCGAGCGCTTTATTTAATGCTCGTGCCTTGCCCCCATTTTTAATTTTCAGATAACGAATTTGTACCCCCGAATAAAGATTCTCTTTTTGACACTTGTTCAAAAAATCTGTCACTGTTTTGTGTGTATTGTCTGTTGATCCGTCATTTACCACCACAAGTTCCATCTTTGGATATTTTGTGTTTAATACGGACTTTATCGTCTTCATAATCCCAACCTCTTCATTCCATGCAGGAATTATAACCGAAACGCTTGGGAAAAAGTTTTCTTGCCTTCGTATCGATCTGGCGTGTTCAACTACAGAATAAAAAGGTGCTATAAGTAACTGTATAAAATATTTTAGGATAATTGGGGCAAATAAAAGCAATACTAAAAATCGAATCGACTCAAACCCTTCAAGGGGTACAAAATCTTTTGACCACGCAAAATAAAACACCAGTATTGTTGGTATATAAAGAAATAAAACAAACGACACAACAACTAAGGATTGTTTAAAATTACGGAAACTCATCATATAGCTTAAGTTACAAATATGACCCATTTAATTACTTTTGTCAATAAATATTTATAAATCGCCGAATCAGATCTGGATTAAATAAGTGCAGGTTCCGGCTTCTTCTCTGCATCTTACCCGGACAATTTGTCGTTCAAATGTTTTTACGCATTCCATTAAACCAATTATATTCGTGTTTTTCAAGCATAAAATCCAACGATCTTAACGATTGTATGAGTTTGACTCCCATCCGTAGCACACTTTACAATACTATCTTCATATAGTATCATACAAAAAATTGCCCCCATGGAGGATGCGATGCAACCAAAATCAGGGAACCGGAAAAGCGCATGTACTGCGCCTAAACATCCACGGCGTTTAATACGCCATTGGCCGGATAGGGCTCATAAGGTTAGGGTTCACGTCAGTAATCTACCCCCTGACCTTCGAGATGGCCAGCGTACGTTATGGAAGGAGAGATGCGGCGATGTTGTGTTTGTCTAAATCATTTTAAGAAGGAGGAAAATTGTGGCCGATAAAATGACGCGACGTCAAGTCATTCAGATGGCTTATGTTGCACCTCTCGTGCTGACTTTACCAGTAACCCCGTCATTTGCCATGACGGGGTCGGGGGCTCCCCATTCCCGGAGACGTCCCCACATAAACAGACCACGTATAACTGGGAGAAGGAATGTGACAAAAATAGTCACTCAATCACATCCCGGTAGCCGAGTAGACAGAGAGTAGGACGTTCCCAGGAACGTCCTTTTTTATACGTTTATACCACACAATATAAGTAAATTTTTAAATACATTTGCAACCACAATAGGTCCTACGCCGCCGGGCACGGGCGTTATGAGAGCGGCTTTCTTTTTTACCGAATCAAAATCCATATCCCCCCGTAACACTCCCTGCACCGGTGTTGTGCCTACATCAATGGCGCACACTCCTTCTTGTACCATATCTCCCGTAATAATCCCCGGAGATCCCGCACCTGTAACAATAATATCTGCATTTTTTGTGTAATATATGCTGTCTTTCGTATACTTATTTATGGTTGTGATGGTGGCGCCTTCACGCAAAAACCATTCGCTAACCAATTTCCCCACCAGCATACCAGACCCTACAACAACAACACGCTTGTCCCGCAATACATACGACGCATCATGGCGCAATAAAATTTCTTTTACCGCTCCCACTACGGGCGGCAGAATAATTGATGACCCCACATTAAAATCTCCAATGCTCCGGGCAGATAACATATCGACGTCTTTCTCCGGCGTAACAGCATTGAGTACTTTCTGTACGTTTCCTACACTATCCGCAAGAGGCAACTGTACAATAACGCCATTATTTTCCGGTACATGCACAAGTTCTGAAACGCGATCGCGCAAAGAACGTGCCGACATTGCATTCAGTACCTCATCATACACCCGCACATCTACGCCTATTTTTTTGCCAAATTCCTCTTTTTTGCGCACAAATGTCTTTGTTGCCGGATCATGCGTCGTAAGAACAATAGCTAGTCGTAATTTTTTACGGGACATCTGAATCTTTTCCCGCAGAGTGTCCGCAATATCTGCCGATATTTTTTTGCCGTCAATTATCATAGCGTATTACCACCTTAACCTGTAGATGATTAATTTATATTTTCCCATACCTTTTTCCGTTATTGGGCACATTTCCGCACTTCAGCCAAAAGAATGTCGTCAATATTTTTTGCTATTCGAATCATATCCTTTTCCCGCATTCCCTGGGTTGTGACGGCGGCCGTACCTAGCCGAATGCCGGAGGGATCAAACGGACTACGAACATCAAACGGTATAGTATTTTTATTCACAATAATACCATTCTCCTCTAAGCAATTACTTGCCACTGCTCCCGGCACACCCCGAGACATTGTATCTACCAGCAATAAATGATTATCCGTTCCTCCTGAAACAATACGCCATCCTCGCTTCTTTAATTCCCCCGCTAATACCTTTGCATTGGCAACTATATGACGAGCGTATGTTTGAAACGACAAACGCATAACCTCATGAAGCGCCACTGCAACGGCGGCAATTTGATTTTCATGCGGTCCTCCCTGAAGACCCGGAAATACAGCTTTGTCGATTTTTTTTGCGTATTCCCGACGTGAAAAAATAAGAGCACTGCGCGGTCCGCGGAGCGTCTTATGCGTTGTCGTTGTTACAACATCCGCGTAAGGAAAAGGCGTTGTATGAGCGCCCCCCGCAACAAGACCCGCAATATGCGACATATCTACCATCAAAAGCGCCCCGCATGCATCTGCCATAGCGCGGAATTTTTTCCAATCGATTTTGCGCGGATATGCCGTAAAGCCGGCTATAATAAGTTTTGGTTTTTCCTGTATTGCAATCTTTTGCAATGCATCATAATCCAAGCGTTCCGTTTTTTTATCCACTCCATACGGCACCTGCTTCCATATTTTCCCCGTAATACTGACTGCCTGCCCATGCGTTAAATGTCCTCCCATGGGAAGCTCCATGCCCATAATCTTTTCTCCCGGAGGAACCAATGCCAGATATACCGCAAGATTTGCCGGAGACCCTGAATAAGGCTGTACATTTACCGTCCATTTTTCCGGATTCACCTTAAATGCCGCGAGTGCTCGCCTTTGGCACAGAACCTCAATATCATCAATAACAGCATTTCCCCCATAGTATCGCTTATGCGGATATCCTTCCGCATATTTATTATTCAGAACTGATCCAAGAGCTTCAAGCACGTCAGCAGACACATAATTTTCAGATGGAATAAGGTTGATAACGCCTTTTTGACGTTTTTCTTCCGCGTGTATTAATTTTTGAATTTCTTTGTCTTTCATAATGCATGATTATTATTCCGCCTGGTTATTCAATAATTCAATCAATTTATGTTTTGGAAGCGCTCCCGTGCGCAGTATCCGAGGCGGCGATACCATAAAATCAATTACCGCCGATGGGCTATTGGGTGGCAGATCACCGGCATCTACAATAAGATCAGGCTCCATTCCTCCTTCAAATTCATCAATAACATCTCCAATCTTCGTGTATGGTCCACGTCCCGATGTATTCGCACTTGTACCAGTAATGGGAGACCCGAATGTTTCCAGAATTTTTTTAACAAACGGATGAAATGGAATACGAACGCCCACCGTCAAACTTCCGCCTCTCAAGGAAAGCGGTACCCATCCCCGTGCAGGCAATATTGCCGTTACCGAACCAAACGATTCTATGCGTTCTTTTAGTGACTCATTAGCAACAGCAACTTTATCCATCATAGTAAAGTCTGATACAAAAATGGGCAGTGCCTTTTCAGCCGTACGCATTTTAATTTTGAATATACGGTCTATCGCTTTCTCGTTCCATGCATCGGCGATGATGCCGTATACGGTATCCGTAGGAACGATGACAACACCTCCGTTTTTAATAATCCGTATTGTCTCCAAAACTGCAGAGACTTCGTGAGTCGCATCAAGAGGAATAATACGCATAGCTCTTCTATTATACCATATTCCGCAACATGTCTTCTGCACGCACCACATCTTCGGGGTATCCTATTACAATCCACTGCGAAGACCGCACCGTATGAAACGTATGTCCATCCTCAAGCATTGCCATAATTCTGTCCGGAATATATTCTTCTCCATCACGAGGTTGAGCAACATAAGAAAAAATGGCATTACTCAATAAAAGAACTCCCGAAGATACAAGGTTTGATTTTGGCTTTTCAGGCTTCTCATCAATACGAACTATCCTTCCTTCACTGTCTGTTTCTATAACACCAAATTTTCTCGGATCATCAACTTCATCAATCAGCAAGCACGGTGACCCTTTTTCTACACATGCACGAACACCTTCCTTTCCATGAATATCATCCGCATACATTACCATAAACAATGGTTCATTTTTTAAAAACTGCTCGCACAAAGCCAGTGCCGCCGCCGTACCTCCCGGCTTTTTCTGTTCAATATATGTAATGGGCCGTCCCCGCCATGAATCTCCCAAAAAATCTTCTATCTGATTTCTCTTATAACCCACAACCAAAATAAGTTCCGTGATGACATCGGGAAGCACATCAAGCTGATACTCCAGGAGTGTGCGCCCTAAAACACGTACCATCTGTTTTGGCATTGTTTCTGTAAGCGGACGCATGCGACGCCCCTCTCCGGCTGCTAATATCACTGCCTTCATAAAAATACCTTACTGATATAACACAATTTGTATCATAAACCCTCCAAGAAAAAAAGCCCTCGCATGAGTATTCATCTCCGCCCTATAAAACAAAATTAATCAGCTTGTCCGGCACAAAAATTACTTTCCGTATCGTACCGGCATCCAAGAAACCCATTACGCGCTTTTCCTGGCGGACAAGTATTTCTGCCTCTTCTCGCGTACTCCCACGGGGCATTTCTATTGTGGCACGTACACGCCCGTTTACCTGCACAACCAGGTTATAGGTTTCTTCCATAAGATATTTCTCATCATAAGCGGGCCACGTGGCTACATGAATACTTTTTTTCTCTCCGAGCATATGCCATAGTTCTTCCGTCATGTGAGGCGCGAACGGCGCTGTAAGCTTAAGCAGTATTTTTACATCAGATGCCGTTACATTATTCTTACCCGCCTCAAACGCATTAAGTAAAATCATACATGCGCTAATTGCCGTGTTATATCTTAAATTGGCAATATCATCCGTAACTTTTTTTATAGCGGCGTGGGTATCTTTTTCAAAAACACTCTTTTTTCCGGAATGCACATTATGCGAAAGTCGCCATATTCTTTCCAAAAAACGTGTAATCCCCAAAATACCCGTATCTTGAAAATCTCCCCCTTCCGCAAAAGGACCTAAAAACATAAGATACATGCGAAGAGCGTCCGCTCCGCATTTTTTTATATAATCATCCGGATTAACAACATTACCCTTCGATTTAGACATCTTAGATCCTCCCTTAATAAGAAGTCCGTGAGCACGAAATTTCTGAAATGGCTCTTCAAACGTGATCATACCTCCGTCATAGAGAGCCATGGCAAAAAACCGCACATACAACAAATGTAGTACCGCGTGCTCCGCACCTCCTATATACATATCAACGGGAAACCATTTCTTTGTTATACCCTCATGCCACGGCCTTTTTTTCTCCGTTTGTGAAGGATAACGCATATAATACCAGGCGGAATCGAGAAACGTATCCGATACATCCGTTTCCCGCCGCGCCATTTTTTTGCATTTTGGACATACAACCTCGTAAAATGATTTTACTGATGCAAGAGGAGATGTGTCATTTCCGGTGGGACGGAAATTTTTTATATTGGGAAGCATAACCGGCAAGTCATTATTAGGCACCGTATACCATCCCGGCATATCCTTTCTTTCTCCCGCACCCTTTTCTTTGCATGACACGCAAAAAATCATAGGAATGGGCGGTCCCCAATATCTCTGTCGGGAAATGAGCCAATCACGTAAACGATATGTTATTTTTTTCTTTCCCTCTACGGCCTTGATAATTTTTGTTCTTGCCTCTAATGAATCCATCCCATCGTATGGACCGGAATTAACAAGCCGTCCATGGCCTACATATGCCTCATCATCATCCACAATACTTTTTCGAAGACGAACCGCCATGTCATCCGCAGTATCGGCATGTGCATCCGGTTCCACCACCGGAACAATATTAAGCCAATATTTTTTTGCAAAGGCAAAATCGCGCGTATCATGCGCCGGCACCGCCATAATGGCACCTGTTCCCACATGCCCCAACACATAATCGGCAACCCATACGGGAATAGGTTCCTTGGTTGCCGGATTAATCGCCCGAACGCCCTCCAATTCCACGCCCGTCTTTTCTACTTTATCCCGCATGCGATCCTCTTCCGATTTTTTCTTAGCAACCTTGATATACTCTTTTACTTCTTCTTCATTGTTAATATCCAGTTCATTATTCATGAGCAAAGGATGCTCCGGACCTATCACTAAAAACGTAGCGCCGAAAATCGTATCCGCCCGCGTTGTATAAACCTCAATTGAAAGTTGAGAATGGGAAATGGGAAACTGAATCAGCGCACCTTCTGATTTTCCAATCCAATTTTTTTGTGCAATCTTAACTTTTTCAGACCAATCAATTGTATCAATACCGGAAAGAAGGCGCTCCGCATATTTCGTTATCTTAAAAAACCACTGCTCCAATTCCTTTTTAATGACAATGGTATCACACCGCTCACACTCACCGGCAATAACCTGTTCATCAGCAAGCACTGTTTTGCACGACGGGCACCAATTTACCACAGCTTTTTTTCTATACGCGAGTCCTTTTTTGAACATAACGGTAAAAAGCCACTGCGTCCATCGATAATAATCCGGATCATATGTTTCCAACCGTTCTTTCCAGGCAAAGCCGTTTCCAATCATTTCAAGCTGTTTATAAAAACGCTTTTCCGAAATTTTCGCCTGTGTTATGGGATGTGTTCCCACCTTAAGCGCGTAATTTTCCGAATGAATACCAAAACCATCCAAACCAATTGGCTCAAACACATCATATCCCTGCATACGCTTAAACCGTCCGTATACATCCGCTCCGGTAAATGCATACATATTCCCGACATGTAATCCTTCTGCCGAAGGATACGGGAACATCATCAAATTATAAAAAGGATTTTTTGCCGTTTTTAGATTTGGTTCATATATGCCGGATGATGCCCATTTCTTCTGCCATTTCTTTTCTGTACGCGCATGATTATATGCCACTACTCGCTTTACCGAAGACCGTTTTTTAAGAGTTTTTTTTGGCAAGGATTTTACGCTCTTTTTTGACATATATCAACGGTACCCAAAAATAAGAGTTTTGGGTACTTGACTTTATATAATAAATATGGTTTTAATACATATCATATTAATTATTCAGGAGGTGTGTTATGAAAATAAAACTACTGGCGGTAGTTTTATCGTTGACAACGTGTTTCCTTTTTTCGCACGCTTATGCCGAAGGGAAAAACAGGGCTGAAGAAATTTCTCGGGTTATAATACAGGTAAATGACCTTCAAAAAAAGAAGGATACGTTCATGAAAACAAGTCCTTCTTCTTCAGCTAAGGAGCTTGTTGCTGACATACACGAAAGAATGCTGAAGGCGAAAGATCTTACCCTAACGGCTTGTGCCAATGAAAAAACATATCATGAATGCACAAGTCGCCTAAGTACACTCGAAAGGCTCATAGCGCTGGAGAAGCGAATACTAGACGATCAGTCTCCGGCAATATAAGCCGTTAACCTAAGTCCTTCGGGACTTTTTTAGTTGTAATATTTCGGATTACATGCCAAACACCGTACGGGTATTTCTTACAAGTTGTATAAACACATCTTCTTCGGGAAGCTCTTTTATCTCCGCAATACGGCGCGCGGTGTGCTCCACATATAACGGTTCATTGCGTTTTCCACGGTACGGCACGGGAGATACATATGGCGCATCGGTCTCTACCATGATCCGTTCAAGCGGCGTTTTTTTCACTACTTCATCGTAATCATGCGTAAAGGTAAGTACGCCCGTAAAAGAAAGGTGAAAATTTAAATCCAAAAATTGCCTTGCAACATTCCACGATCCCGCAAAAAAATGGACATCCCCGCCGATTTCTTCTCCCCTTTCTTCCTTAAGTATGGCAATTAAATCTTCGTATGCATCTCGGCAATGGATCATAAGCGGTTTACCTACATCACGCGCAAGCCCCACCTGCGCCCGAAATACTTCCTTCTGCTTTTGTTTTAAATCTTCATCCATACTGTTCGATTCCTGATTTTTGCCTCTAAAATAATCAAGTCCGCATTCCCCGATGGCTACCGTTTTTGGGTTCATGGCAATTTTTTTATAAGCATTATAGTCAAATTCTTCTACGCGCGATGTAAAGCCGGGCACGGCATCTCCCGCATCGATCTCATTCTTATCAACATATGTTTCCGATAAATGAATGGGATGAAGCCCTACGGATGCATAAATTCCCTCTTCGTATTTAACCGCATATTCCACCGCGCGTTGCGAAGTGTCAATTTGTGAGCCCACTAAAATAGTCCAAACGCCTCCGTCCAACGTGCGCTTAATAACCTCATTGCCGTCGTTTTTATAGGCGTTAAAGTTTATATGAGAATGGATATCGATAAATCTTGGATTCGACATGCTGTGTTTTTACTGTTTCCCTTGTGCCACCCCCGTCCAGCGTGCCACGAGCGGCGTGAGTGGCGGCTCAATAATAAGCGTAAGTAAGATAACCCACATGCCGATAGCTATCACGAAATCAGACTGAATAGCACCGGCAGTGGATGCAATAATTAACAACACGGCGGCTATAATACCCGTTTCCCGAACGAAGCTAAGAAACAACAGATCTCCCACATAAAACACATTACTCCGAAACCATGGAATGAGAGATATAAAAACAACTAAAGGACGTACTATGAACATAAAGAGAAGTGCTGAAATAATACCCAGGGGAGCCAAGTCGATAAGAATAGCAAACGGCACCAGGGCACCTAAAATAATAAAGACAAAAGGTTTTACCAGATGATCAAGAAAATTCTCATAAAAATGGGATGCTTTTTCAGCTTCTCCGGATACGTCAGTAAGAAGTCCGCTTACAAATGCCGCAAGAAATCCCGCACCGCCCAAGCTATTTCCCACCACAAACGTAATTACGGGAACCGCCAACAAAAGAGCCGGGTCCCCTTCCCCCGTATCACGGTAGAACTTTTTAAGAATACGGAACCCCGCATACCCTATAAAAATACCGGATATAATTTGAAGTGAAAGAGCATCATACGCCGCCTTATTAAGAAGAGGTGAAAATAAGGAAAACACGGTAGTACCCGCCGTAAGGGGTACAGATACAAATGCAATTAAAAGAAATCGCGTTAAAATACTCCCGCTAATGTCGGTAAGCGCGCTTTCCGCAATAGCGATTTGCTTTATGAATGCCCGCTTAAACCGAAGGACTTTTAACGTAGGGATAATGGCTGTCGGATCGGTGGATGAAAGCGCCGCTCCTAAAATAACAATGGAAGGAAGAAGAGCATGTTCGACATATCCAAAGGATGATACGAGAAAAAACAGAAGAAAAGAAAACCCAACGGCAGAAACTGCCACTCCGACAAGAGACAGTGATGCAATCGGAAAGAACCATTTACGAAAATTTTTAAATGGAATTTCCAATCCTCCCGCAAAAAGAACAATAGCGGCAAATAACTCAACGGCAATCTGTAAGCTTGATGTCCCATTCGTAAACGGACTCAATAGCTGTTGCATGGCCATACCCGCACAAATTGCCCAAACAAACGACGGTATTGCCGTTTCTGGAGCAATACGATTTACGATATAACTTACAAAAAGCGCAATACCGAGAACAAGCGCTTGAAACTCCGTACCATCCGTAATATGAGAATCTCCACCAAGTAAAATACCTGCTCCCCAAGAAAGAAGGGTAAGAAAGACGATGAGAGTAAGGTACGGAACAAAACGCTTCATAAATTAACGTAAATGCCTGTTATGAGACATATATTATCCGATACGAGGGAACATCTGTTCCCGTTCCTTGATTGTATACTCATTTTGATCTGAAGGAATGCCTTCCTTATCCACACCAAGCATGGCACGGATAGACGCGCTCGTTTGCGGCATAAATGGAAGTAATGCATATGCCACCGTATCAATACCTCTAAGAAGCTGCCATAATACCACCTGTGTTTTTTCCTTGTCCGTCTTAATAAGCTTAAACGGTTCGTATGTTTGAATATATTTATCCATCATATGAATGATCCCCCAAACGATGTTCATCGCCTCGTTAAGACGATATGTTTGCATGTGTTCATGATACAATGGCAGTATACTGCGCTCCACCTCGTACAATAAACTTGTTCCTTCCACCGAAAGATGCTCTCCCTTTGCATGAATAAACGCAATATCAGAAACAAGAGGTGCTGTAGTAAGAAGATCATCTGCCGGCTTTGCGAGATATCCTTCAAAATACGCTTCAACCATCTTTGTAACACGACTCACCACATTCCCCAGCCCGTTTGCCAAATGAGCATTATATGCTTCCGTAAAACGATCTTCCGTAAAATCACCATCTTCAAATGTGGGAATTTCCCGCAACAAAAAATACCGGAGCGAATCAACGCCATACTTATCGATGAACGAAAAGGGATCTATGACGTTCCCCAAAGACTTGGACATTTTTTTTCCTCCCGAATTAATAAACCCATGCGCCATTACACGCTTCGGAAGCGCAATGCCCGCGGACAAAAGCATACCCGGCCATATAAGTGCGTGAAAGCGCAGAATATCTTTTCCGATTACATGCATGTCGCACGGCCAATACGTTTCGAGTTGTTTCGTATTGTTTTCGCCAAATCCCAGAGCGGTTATGTAATTTGAAAGCGCATCACACCACACATACATTGTTTGCGTATTATCTCCCGGCACCGGCACTCCCCATGATATGTCTTTGGCAGGACGCGAAAAACTTACATCTTCAAGTCCTTCATTTAAAAAGGTGAGCATTTCATTTTTACGAAAACTCGGTATAATTTCAAGCTCCCCCGATTTGATACGTTTTTTTATTTCTCCGGTATACCGAGAAAGCCGAAAAAAATAATTTTCTTCCTCCACATCTTCGGGCTCCTTTCCATGATCCTGACACACACCATCCACTAGATCTTTTTCCGTAATAAATGCCTCGTGTCCCACACAATACAATCCCCGATAAGACGCCTTATATATATCTCCCGCCTTTTCAAGACGGCGCCATAATTCCTGTGCTCCTGGCCAATGACGCTCCTGATCGGACGTACGGATATATGCCGTATGCGACGCATGCACCTTATCCGCCAATGCGGTAAATAAAGAAGCGTGCTCATCAACAAATTCTTTTGGAGACTTGCCAGCTGATTCCGCGGCACGGGCGATTTTTGCTCCATGTTCATCCGTTCCTGTAAGAAAAAAAACATCGTCCCCCTGAAGACGCCGGTAACGCGCGATTGTATCCGCCTGTAAAAGCTCCATTGCATATCCCACGTGCGGAGGTGCATTTACATATGCAATGGATGTTGTTATGTAAAATTTACTCATTATATTTTTAACGCTTTGTCGAAAAATATTTTTTATCGAGCGTATTTCCTCTAATTCTCAAATATATGCTTATCGCGAGCAACATCGTTAACGTACTCAACTATGGCG
This window of the Candidatus Ryanbacteria bacterium CG10_big_fil_rev_8_21_14_0_10_43_42 genome carries:
- a CDS encoding very short patch repair endonuclease — its product is MDKITREQRSRNMAAIRSRGNQTTEIAFSKLLRANKITGWRRHSRQVFGVPDFIFQKEKVAIFIDGCFWHGCPRCKTQPKTNTKYWKQKIANNQKRDKQVKKQLIRDGWKVFRFWEHEVKKNPNRVMDKIVF
- a CDS encoding glycosyltransferase family 2 protein, with product MGHICNLSYMMSFRNFKQSLVVVSFVLFLYIPTILVFYFAWSKDFVPLEGFESIRFLVLLLFAPIILKYFIQLLIAPFYSVVEHARSIRRQENFFPSVSVIIPAWNEEVGIMKTIKSVLNTKYPKMELVVVNDGSTDNTHKTVTDFLNKCQKENLYSGVQIRYLKIKNGGKARALNKALEVAVNEIVMTVDADSIMDKNAIKNIVKHFADMRVASVAGNVVIGNRSNPICLIQQLEYLYGFYFKRADSLFNAVYIVGGAAAAYRKSVFAEIGNFDVNMITEDIEISTRLQAFGYHVRYASDAYVFTEGPSDFMSLCKQRLRWKLGRLLTFWKHRSLFFSLRKTHKSYLSFLILPIALFAELLLLCEGILLIIFYTYTFYTNDFVPLAFVITLLTGVIVLQIISDPKVKFHRNLVLLAPTAWLLFYFMDLVEYQALLKSIKKIVTKSELRWQKWNRMGVFLDAQENA
- the glyA gene encoding serine hydroxymethyltransferase (catalyzes the reaction of glycine with 5,10-methylenetetrahydrofolate to form L-serine and tetrahydrofolate), giving the protein MKDKEIQKLIHAEEKRQKGVINLIPSENYVSADVLEALGSVLNNKYAEGYPHKRYYGGNAVIDDIEVLCQRRALAAFKVNPEKWTVNVQPYSGSPANLAVYLALVPPGEKIMGMELPMGGHLTHGQAVSITGKIWKQVPYGVDKKTERLDYDALQKIAIQEKPKLIIAGFTAYPRKIDWKKFRAMADACGALLMVDMSHIAGLVAGGAHTTPFPYADVVTTTTHKTLRGPRSALIFSRREYAKKIDKAVFPGLQGGPHENQIAAVAVALHEVMRLSFQTYARHIVANAKVLAGELKKRGWRIVSGGTDNHLLLVDTMSRGVPGAVASNCLEENGIIVNKNTIPFDVRSPFDPSGIRLGTAAVTTQGMREKDMIRIAKNIDDILLAEVRKCAQ
- a CDS encoding threonylcarbamoyl-AMP synthase, translating into MWCVQKTCCGIWYNRRAMRIIPLDATHEVSAVLETIRIIKNGGVVIVPTDTVYGIIADAWNEKAIDRIFKIKMRTAEKALPIFVSDFTMMDKVAVANESLKERIESFGSVTAILPARGWVPLSLRGGSLTVGVRIPFHPFVKKILETFGSPITGTSANTSGRGPYTKIGDVIDEFEGGMEPDLIVDAGDLPPNSPSAVIDFMVSPPRILRTGALPKHKLIELLNNQAE
- a CDS encoding UTP--glucose-1-phosphate uridylyltransferase — encoded protein: MKAVILAAGEGRRMRPLTETMPKQMVRVLGRTLLEYQLDVLPDVITELILVVGYKRNQIEDFLGDSWRGRPITYIEQKKPGGTAAALALCEQFLKNEPLFMVMYADDIHGKEGVRACVEKGSPCLLIDEVDDPRKFGVIETDSEGRIVRIDEKPEKPKSNLVSSGVLLLSNAIFSYVAQPRDGEEYIPDRIMAMLEDGHTFHTVRSSQWIVIGYPEDVVRAEDMLRNMV